The DNA sequence AACTACAAATTCAGATTTTGAATACCCAGTTATAGCTTCTGGTAGTATTGCTTTTATAAATCAAACTCAGCATCCTGCAGCTTTACTTGGCTGGAGAACGACTGCTACAGATAACATAATGGAGTTTTGGAGTAATGGTTACGATGGTCGAAATGCCTATTCCGGAAATCAATTTATCGAACTTAATGCCTATCAATCTTCAGGTCTATTTCAGGATTACGACACTTCTACGACGCCTCATTTCAATTATTCGTTTAGTCACATGGGAAGATTTGGAGTTGATACCATGATATTAAAAGTGGGTCCCCCGGGAGGCCCTTACACCACTATTAAAACTGCCGCAACAGCCAAAGAATGGAAAGTATACTCCGGAACTTACACTGTCCCGGCAGGTCAAACCAGAACACGATTTATCTTTGAATCTTCTGCAACTGCAACGGGAAACCCAACTGCAGGTAATTTTCTGGACGCCATAAGTTTTACAGCCTCTATTAACTCTCCTGTGGTAGCTGACAAAACAATCTGTTATAACTCATCTACCACGCTTACAGCCACCGGAGTCCCTAACGCCTCTTTTTACTGGTACGATACAACAGGAACCAACTTACTTCATCAAGGTGCCACATTTACAACTCCTGTTCTCACATCTGACACCACTTACAAGGTCAAACAAATAAACAGCTCGAATTGTGAAAGTAACTTTCTCGATGTTAAAGTCAGCGCAGCTAATATTGATCCCCCTGTGGCAGCCGACAAAACAATCTGCTATAACTCTTCTACCACACTTACAGCTACCGGAATTACTGGTGCTTCTTTTTATTGGTATGATGCAACAGGAACCAACTTACTTTATCAAGGTGCCACATTTACAACTCCTATTCTATCATCTGATACTAGTTATAAGGTTAAACAAATAAACAGTTCGAATTGTGAAAGTAATTTTCTGGATGTTAAAGTCAGCGCAGCTAATATTAGTCTCCCTATGGTAGCCCACAAAATAATCTGTAGTAATTCATCCGCTACGCTTACAGCCACCGGAGTCCCTAACGCCTCTTTTTATTGGTACGATGCAACAGGAACAAACTTACTTTATCAAGGTGCTACGTTTACAACTCCAGTTCTCACATCTGACACCACTTACAAGGTTAAACAAATAAACAGTTCGAATTGCGAAAGTAACTTTCTGGATGTTATAATCAGCGCAGCCCATCTTGGTCTCCCTGTGGTAACCGATAAAACAATCTGTTATAACTCACCTGCCACACTTACAGCCACCGGAGTTCCCGGTGCCTCTTTTTACTGGTACGATGCAAGAGGAACAAACTTACTTTATCAAGGTGCCACATTTACAACTCCTCTCCTTTCATCTGACACCACTTACAAGGTTAAGCAAATAAACAGTTCAAATTGTGAAAGCAACTTTCTGGATGTCGAAATCAAAATAAATAATCTAGCTAGTCCGCTTACTTTAACTTTAACAGACGATGGGCAAAATGAGATTGTAGCAACTGCAAGTGGCGGAAAACCGGGATATCAGTATTCCATAAACGACGGGCCTGGCAGCCAGACTAACAAATTCGCCGTTTATGAATCAGGTACGTATACGATTAACACTACTGATGAAAATGGATGTACGGCATCGGTTTCAAAATATTTCGAATACACTAAAATTGATTTGTGCATTCCTAACTATTTCACACCTAATGGAGATGGACAAAATGATGAATGGGGTCCAGAATGTGAATTAAACTACAAAAATTTAACCTTTACTATTTTTGACCGCTACGGCCGACCACTAGCAAATTGTAGCTACAACAAAAGATGGGACGGGAAATATAAAGGAAAAGAATTGCCTACGGGTGATTATTGGTATACATTGAACCTCAATGAACCTAAGCACGACAGCGATTTTATTGGACATTTTACTTTATATCGCTAAAGGTAAGCAGCAGTAACGTATCAGTACTGACAAGAGTAGTACAGTTCAAAAAACCGCAAAAAAAATAGGTTCTAATTTTAACCGGACAGGATTTTACAACCACTACAATGCATAAAAAAACTCATAGCTCCCAACGAGAGCCATGAGTTGTTTATTTTATTTTTTTGTTAGAATTACCTAGTCTAGAACTTTATAGATTTTATCCGATAATCGTATTCTGAATGGCAATTGAAATGTACAAGTATCACCGGAAACGGCTGTTTCTGATTCAATATCATTGACAAACATCTTTTCAATTATCAATTTTTGCTCTCCGGTTGTTGATCCTTTGATTAAAACAGTATCCCCAATTTTGATTTCGTTTTCTTCAATTAAAAACTGACCAATAGAAGGTTTCGGAAAAAAGTGGGTTCCTTTTCCGATGTATTGTTTTTTTATTTTTGGTTGTTTTTTAGCAACCGCTTTCGTTTTCACTAAATCAGAAAGAGTCGGAACAGCTGCTAATGGGTCTAAATTGTTTTTGAAAGTCAAAACATCTGATTTTCCTTTTTTGAAAATCATATTTCCGTTTTTAATCCCTCTTCGGATTGCTTTTTGCTCTTCTTCCGGTAAGTGAATTACAGAAATACAGTCGGTAGAACAACAGCCTTCCATTGCCTGTGCACATTCTTCACATTGAATAAAAAGCAGATGACAGCCTTCATTCACACAATTGGTATGTACATCACAAGGTTTTCCACATTGATGGCATTGCGAAACGATATCGTCAGTAATTCTTTCACCTAAGCGATGATCAAATACAAAGTTTTTACCTATGAATTTACTTTCTAATCCTTCTGCTTTTACCTGACGGGTATATTCTATAATCCCTCCTTCAAGCTGGTACACATTTTCAAAACCTTTGTGTTTAAAGTAAGCACTCGCTTTTTCACAACGAATTCCCCCTGTGCAATACATCAACAATTTTTTATCTTGCTTATGTTCTGCCAGTTGCTCTTCGATAATAGGCAGACTTTCTCTAAAAGTATCTACATCTGGTCGTATTGCTTGTGTAAAATGACCGATTTCGCTTTCGTAATGATTACGCATATCGACCACAATTACATTTGGATCCTCTAATAAATCGTTGAATTCTTTGGCTTTCAGGTGAATTCCGATGTTTGTGGCATCAAAACTTTCATCTTCCAAACCATCGGCAACAATTTTATCACGCACTTTTATCGTCAATTTCAAAAAGGAATGATCATCATGCTCTACCGCAATATTCAAACGAATCCCTTTCATAAAGTCATATTGCTCTATGGTATCTTTAAATTCATAGAAATGATCCGCCGGAAGAGACAATTGAGCATTGATTCCTTCGTTGGCTACATAAATTCGACCCAAAACCCCAAGCGGATTCCAAGCTAAAAATAAATCATTACGAAATTGAGTTGGATTTGAAATTTGCGCATAAGCATAGAAAGACAGAGTAAGTCGTTGTTTACCTGCATCATCAATCATGATGGCTCTTTCTTCTGCGCTCAAAGTGTTATACAGTTGCATGCTATAAACAGATTTAAGTTAAGAGATATATTTTAATGAATTCCTATTCTGAATTCGGCTGCAAAGGTAGACCTTTATTTACAATTTAAAAATCCCTGCCGGTTTCTTATCTAAAAATTAAGAGAAACGAGGCCGAATCCCGAAATATAAGTCACAAACAATCAAGGGCTTGCCTTTTTTTACTATATTTATGTTAAACAATTTTAACATTTATGACTTATGAATGCTTTAAAACTCTCTAAAACACTGCTCCCAATCTTTATCTTTTTAACCCTCTTAAGTTCTTGTAAAAAGGAACAACCAAAAGCGCCACCGCCCATGCAGGCGCCTTTTGTAACCGTAAAAAGTGAAGACGTTCCGATCTACAAAGATTTTGCCGGACAGACTTTTGGAGACTTAGACATTGAACTGATCGCCAGAGTAGATGGAATTTTAACAGGAATTCATTTCAAAGAAGGTCAAAAGGTTAAAAAAGGACAATTACTCTATACGATAGATCCACTTGAATATGAAACCAAGGTCGAACAGGTTCGCGGACAAGTTGCTGTTGCTCAGAGTAATTTAGTAAATGCTAATGAAGAACTGAAAAGGATTAAACCGCTGGCCGATATGAATGCGGTAAGTAAACGGGAGCTCGATGCGGCAGTTGCCAAAGACAAAGCCGCAAGATCTAATTATGCCAGTGTACAGGCAAGTTTAAAAAATCAGGAAATTGAAAGAGGTTATTGCAATATTAAATCACCAATAGATGGTGTTATTGGCCTTTCGAATGCGAGGTTAGGCGACTACATTACTAAATTAGGCAACGCCTCCCGATTGAATACCGTTTCAAAACTCGAAAAAGTCAGAGTGCAATTTACGGTTAGCGAAGCTGATTTTCTCAGATATCAGAAACAAACGAAAATAGGCGAAAGAATCACAGATCTTCAATTGATATTATCCGACGGTAGTTTTCATCCTCAAAAGGGAACACTCAATTTTTCTGACAGTAAAATAGACCCAACGACAGGAACTGTTACCATTGAAGCACAATTTCCAAATCCGGACGGAACTTTGCGTTCGGGACAATTTGGTAAAGTCCGTGTTTTAATCCGAACCGAAAAAGATGCCATCGTGATTCCACAAAGAGCCGTTACCGAACTTCAAGGACTTTTTCAGGTTTCTGTAATTGATGCACAAAACAAAATCGAGACACGAGTGGTTGAAGTAGGCCCAAAAACCGGCACCGATTGGGTCATTACCAAAGGATTAAAAGCGAATGAAAAAGTAGCCATAATTGGAAATCAGTTTATTCAGCCCGGATCGACAGTAGTCCCGGTTCCTTATGTGCCGGACCCGAAACAAATTGCTTCAACTCAAAAAAACTAAATTATGGATAATTTTTTTGTACGAAGACCGATAGTCGCCATAGTATTGTCCATTTTTATTGTTTTAATTGGTGGACTCTCTATACTCTCGACCCCTGTTGCGCAATATCCCGAAATTGCACCGCCTTTGGTACAGGTATCCACCAGCTATCGTGGAGCCAATGCCTTAAATGTCGAGCAAGCCGTAGCGACACCTATTGAGCAAAAAGTAAATGGTGTTGAAAACATGCTTTACATGCAATCGACCAATACCGGAGACGGAAGTATGTCTCTTTCGATCACCTTTGATATGGGAACCGATTTGGATATCGCCACGATGTTAACACAAAACAGAGTTGCCGAGGCGACCAACAAACTCCCGCAAGATGTAAAAACCACCGGTGTGACTACCAAAAAGTCTCTCGCCATGCCGTTGTTGATTTTGTCCTTGTATTCGCCCAACAAAACCTTCGATAATAACTTTCTAACCAATTATGCCAACATTAATATTGTGGATGCATTGGCCCGTATTAAAGGAGTTGGAGAAGTAACTCTTTATGGAGGTAGCAGTTACGCCATGCGTATTTGGGTCAAACCCGATATCATGTCCAAATACAACCTGACAGTTCCCGACATTGTCCGATCAATTCAGGAACAAAATGCGATTGCACCGGGGGGAAAATTTGGCGCACCACCCGCAAAAGACAAAAACGATTTTACTTATAATGTAACCCTTAAAGATCGTCTGGTAAATCCGGAAGATTTTGAGAATATTATTCTAAAATCAAATCTAAGCAATCAGCAGGTTCGATTAAAAGATGTCGCCACCGTTTCGTTGGGAACTGAAAGTTACGCTTCAATAGCCAAATTAAACGGAAGTCCCGCCGGAACCATTGGTATTAAACAAATGCCGGGTTCAAATGCTCTCGAAGTTGCTGAAAATGTCAAAAAAACAATCGAAGGATTAAGCAAACGCTTTCCACAGGATCTAAAATACAAAGTTTCTTTAGACACGACCCTTGCCATTTCGGAAGGAATAGATGAAATCCTGCACACTTTGTTTGAAGCCATTATTTTAGTGATTCTGGTTGTTTTTATCTTTTTGCAAAACTGGCGTGCGACTTTGATTCCGCTTTTAACTGTCCCTGTTTCACTTGTTGGTGTTTTTATGCTCTTTCCGCTCTTAGGATTTTCGGTCAATGTACTTTCTCTTTTAGGCTTAGTATTGGCCATCGGGATTGTGGTCGATGATGCCATAGTCGTCGTCGAGGCCGTCATGCACCACATTGAGCAGGGTATGTCGCCCAGGGATGCCACCAACCAAGCCATGAAAGAAGTTTCGGGCCCTGTAATTGCCATTGCCATTGTATTAACGGCAGTATTTATTCCCGTAGCTTTAACACCCGGAATAACAGGCCGACTCTACCAACAATTTGCCATTACAATTGCTATATCGGTGATTTTCTCTGCTTTAAGCGCTTTAACTTTAAGTCCGGCTTTATGTTCTCTTTTGTTAAAACCCAATCAGGAATCAAAAGGATGGTTAGGCCGATTCTTTAAAGCCTTCAATCAAAAGTTTAGTGCGTTCACCGATAAATACACAGGTTTCTCCGGTTATCTTATCAAGAAAATGACGAGAAGTTTTATTTTCATCGGAATCTTAATTGTTGCCATTATTCTTTTAGGTGGAAGAATTCCAGGTGGATTTGTTCCCGAAGAAGATCAGGGCTATATGTTTGTGAATATTGAACTTCCCGGCGCTTCTTCCTTAGAAAGAACCAATAAAGTCATCGACAAAGTAGAAAACATCCTCTCCAAAAACGAAGGGATCGATTCCTATA is a window from the Flavobacterium cupriresistens genome containing:
- a CDS encoding T9SS type B sorting domain-containing protein, translated to MSAIKSAGILSLFLFSSLTHSQCTIQTTNSDFEYPVIASGSIAFINQTQHPAALLGWRTTATDNIMEFWSNGYDGRNAYSGNQFIELNAYQSSGLFQDYDTSTTPHFNYSFSHMGRFGVDTMILKVGPPGGPYTTIKTAATAKEWKVYSGTYTVPAGQTRTRFIFESSATATGNPTAGNFLDAISFTASINSPVVADKTICYNSSTTLTATGVPNASFYWYDTTGTNLLHQGATFTTPVLTSDTTYKVKQINSSNCESNFLDVKVSAANIDPPVAADKTICYNSSTTLTATGITGASFYWYDATGTNLLYQGATFTTPILSSDTSYKVKQINSSNCESNFLDVKVSAANISLPMVAHKIICSNSSATLTATGVPNASFYWYDATGTNLLYQGATFTTPVLTSDTTYKVKQINSSNCESNFLDVIISAAHLGLPVVTDKTICYNSPATLTATGVPGASFYWYDARGTNLLYQGATFTTPLLSSDTTYKVKQINSSNCESNFLDVEIKINNLASPLTLTLTDDGQNEIVATASGGKPGYQYSINDGPGSQTNKFAVYESGTYTINTTDENGCTASVSKYFEYTKIDLCIPNYFTPNGDGQNDEWGPECELNYKNLTFTIFDRYGRPLANCSYNKRWDGKYKGKELPTGDYWYTLNLNEPKHDSDFIGHFTLYR
- a CDS encoding efflux RND transporter permease subunit, translated to MDNFFVRRPIVAIVLSIFIVLIGGLSILSTPVAQYPEIAPPLVQVSTSYRGANALNVEQAVATPIEQKVNGVENMLYMQSTNTGDGSMSLSITFDMGTDLDIATMLTQNRVAEATNKLPQDVKTTGVTTKKSLAMPLLILSLYSPNKTFDNNFLTNYANINIVDALARIKGVGEVTLYGGSSYAMRIWVKPDIMSKYNLTVPDIVRSIQEQNAIAPGGKFGAPPAKDKNDFTYNVTLKDRLVNPEDFENIILKSNLSNQQVRLKDVATVSLGTESYASIAKLNGSPAGTIGIKQMPGSNALEVAENVKKTIEGLSKRFPQDLKYKVSLDTTLAISEGIDEILHTLFEAIILVILVVFIFLQNWRATLIPLLTVPVSLVGVFMLFPLLGFSVNVLSLLGLVLAIGIVVDDAIVVVEAVMHHIEQGMSPRDATNQAMKEVSGPVIAIAIVLTAVFIPVALTPGITGRLYQQFAITIAISVIFSALSALTLSPALCSLLLKPNQESKGWLGRFFKAFNQKFSAFTDKYTGFSGYLIKKMTRSFIFIGILIVAIILLGGRIPGGFVPEEDQGYMFVNIELPGASSLERTNKVIDKVENILSKNEGIDSYTSIAGFSLIKNSVATNNGFFFVSLKEWKEREQDVFQILKEVNGKVVFGIPEATVFAFGPPPISGIGNAAGFTIMLQDKEGQTPQYLYQNAQRFMAEAKKRPEIGTIRTTFNPNVPQISLDIDREKVSELNLSLSDVNLAIGASLGGQYINEFNKFGRQYIVLLQAAPNYTVNPEDINKIFVRSKDNKMIPISSIATIRKESGPEFTTRFNLYRAAEVGGTPAPGYTSAEAMDALQETAEKVLPSGMGYQWSNMSFQEKQAEGKGNTVFLMALLFVFLILAAQYESWKLPFSVLLGTPFAVFGAFLGLFLCRLISPDYVNNVFAQIGLVMLIGLAAKNAILIVEFAKEEYEKGMPVKEAALYAAKLRFRPILMTAFAFILGVVPLLTASGAGAQARKVMGLTVFSGMLVATILGVCLIPVLFVFIESFGKKPSEEIDETKKEE
- a CDS encoding efflux RND transporter periplasmic adaptor subunit, yielding MNALKLSKTLLPIFIFLTLLSSCKKEQPKAPPPMQAPFVTVKSEDVPIYKDFAGQTFGDLDIELIARVDGILTGIHFKEGQKVKKGQLLYTIDPLEYETKVEQVRGQVAVAQSNLVNANEELKRIKPLADMNAVSKRELDAAVAKDKAARSNYASVQASLKNQEIERGYCNIKSPIDGVIGLSNARLGDYITKLGNASRLNTVSKLEKVRVQFTVSEADFLRYQKQTKIGERITDLQLILSDGSFHPQKGTLNFSDSKIDPTTGTVTIEAQFPNPDGTLRSGQFGKVRVLIRTEKDAIVIPQRAVTELQGLFQVSVIDAQNKIETRVVEVGPKTGTDWVITKGLKANEKVAIIGNQFIQPGSTVVPVPYVPDPKQIASTQKN
- a CDS encoding rhodanese-related sulfurtransferase, encoding MQLYNTLSAEERAIMIDDAGKQRLTLSFYAYAQISNPTQFRNDLFLAWNPLGVLGRIYVANEGINAQLSLPADHFYEFKDTIEQYDFMKGIRLNIAVEHDDHSFLKLTIKVRDKIVADGLEDESFDATNIGIHLKAKEFNDLLEDPNVIVVDMRNHYESEIGHFTQAIRPDVDTFRESLPIIEEQLAEHKQDKKLLMYCTGGIRCEKASAYFKHKGFENVYQLEGGIIEYTRQVKAEGLESKFIGKNFVFDHRLGERITDDIVSQCHQCGKPCDVHTNCVNEGCHLLFIQCEECAQAMEGCCSTDCISVIHLPEEEQKAIRRGIKNGNMIFKKGKSDVLTFKNNLDPLAAVPTLSDLVKTKAVAKKQPKIKKQYIGKGTHFFPKPSIGQFLIEENEIKIGDTVLIKGSTTGEQKLIIEKMFVNDIESETAVSGDTCTFQLPFRIRLSDKIYKVLD